One Thiocapsa bogorovii DNA segment encodes these proteins:
- the epmB gene encoding EF-P beta-lysylation protein EpmB, with translation MVPRSIAACQTATPDPFPPSAREPAWKQDLAEAYRHAHQLLSALGLSPEMIPDLDPVASGFRMLVPRDFAALMTPGDPRDPLLRQVLPLGAERVSVAGFSRDPVGDMSADSGQGLLRKYAGRALLIVTGGCAVHCRYCFRRHFPYETLARTPDRTAAAVASIAADRGISEVILSGGDPLMLDDDRLGALLERLEAIPHLKRLRIHSRLPVVLPSRVTDALCRRLASSRFATVLVIHANHPSELGARAEAALQRLRHANLTLLNQSVLLREINDAVSTLAALSERLFECGVLPYYLHQLDPVEGAAHFAVSDSQALRLGEALLRRLPGYLVPRLVREVTGVGSKTPLTEVARLGSPFL, from the coding sequence ATGGTACCGCGAAGTATCGCTGCTTGTCAGACCGCGACCCCGGATCCGTTCCCGCCGTCCGCGCGGGAACCGGCCTGGAAACAAGACCTCGCCGAGGCCTACCGACACGCGCACCAGCTGCTCTCCGCACTCGGCCTGAGTCCGGAGATGATCCCGGATCTCGACCCCGTCGCATCGGGATTCCGGATGCTGGTCCCGCGCGATTTTGCTGCCTTGATGACACCGGGCGACCCTCGCGACCCCTTGCTCAGACAGGTCCTGCCGCTCGGGGCGGAACGCGTGTCGGTCGCCGGATTCAGCCGCGATCCCGTCGGCGACATGTCCGCGGATTCCGGCCAAGGGCTGCTTCGAAAATACGCAGGCCGTGCCCTCTTGATCGTCACGGGCGGGTGCGCCGTCCACTGTCGTTATTGTTTTCGAAGGCATTTTCCATACGAGACGCTCGCTCGAACACCGGATCGTACGGCAGCAGCGGTGGCCTCCATCGCCGCGGATCGGGGGATCTCCGAGGTGATCCTAAGCGGCGGAGATCCCTTGATGCTCGACGACGATCGCCTCGGCGCACTGCTCGAGCGCCTGGAGGCGATCCCGCACCTGAAACGCCTGCGGATCCATTCACGCCTCCCGGTGGTCCTGCCCTCTCGGGTCACCGACGCACTCTGCCGACGCCTGGCGAGCTCCCGTTTCGCCACCGTCCTCGTCATCCATGCGAATCATCCGAGCGAGCTCGGCGCCCGGGCCGAGGCCGCATTGCAGCGATTGCGTCACGCGAACCTGACCCTGCTCAACCAAAGCGTCTTGCTTCGCGAGATCAACGACGCGGTCTCGACGCTTGCCGCCCTCAGCGAGCGCCTATTCGAGTGCGGCGTCCTGCCCTACTACCTCCACCAGCTCGATCCGGTGGAGGGCGCAGCACACTTCGCGGTTTCCGACTCTCAGGCCTTGCGGCTCGGCGAGGCGTTGCTCCGGCGACTGCCCGGCTACCTGGTCCCGCGACTGGTCCGCGAGGTGACGGGTGTCGGCTCCAAAACCCCTCTGACCGAGGTCGCTCGGCTTGGGTCGCCGTTCTTGTGA
- a CDS encoding EAL domain-containing protein, whose product MSRNLEDHAPGRIMSAQPPLLALLLLTADTAASERLVERLRATGLAARALVTARADRLNDLLARRAFDMILWWRHDGDQDLADAIRRRGEHAAEIPLIIIAADAPGREQVLEAQQFGARGLVALTDEEQLLWTIRREASDLRQRRRYRELAARLKQCERRSRELVDHTGAAIAYVQQGLHLYANSAYLALLGYPNLDEIQSIALLDLVDPEQRDGVRDLLQSAERAAHSDPVEITTRLQTRRGKGFEARLSAAQAVLDDEPCLQLILDPARQSESQAMTGDMASDIAAARTAFFEEIEARLAPDRAVPLPFAVFFIRLRRHSELLRDLGLTHGLDIVDDFGPILASVTAQAHAFTRISDDGFAMIVDGLDEKEAEALAEHIREHARLPQRLATSGRIAPDCDIGYYLVKGRAAAAQDILNAAHRLCVYSAAAPGDCAGGMQTPTSLAARTKQTAVDGDTEVADKIATALGNEQFKLVYQPIISLMGDNQENYSVLVRLLDEKGELLEAKDFIGAAIRRGLIEEIDKWAIRDAVRVLAEQRRAGHNLRFFINLAEDTFRNPSIILHICDCLRELDVRGNWLAFQFQEELVAENLASLGKLIEALKQIKCRVAINRFGATNRSEMILQALPVDFVVLMPDFARALAEDPVKQQRLMTIADLAREFNVKSVVTGVEDARALTVLWTAGVDYVQGNFLQRPSPTLDIQP is encoded by the coding sequence ATGTCCCGAAACCTCGAGGATCACGCACCAGGTCGCATCATGTCTGCGCAACCCCCATTGCTCGCCTTGCTCCTGCTTACCGCCGACACCGCCGCCTCGGAGAGATTGGTGGAGCGCCTGCGTGCAACCGGACTTGCGGCCCGTGCACTCGTGACCGCGCGTGCGGATCGCTTAAACGATCTACTCGCACGCCGTGCCTTCGACATGATCCTGTGGTGGCGCCACGACGGTGACCAAGACCTCGCCGATGCTATTCGACGTCGCGGCGAACATGCTGCCGAGATCCCGCTCATCATCATCGCCGCAGACGCACCCGGCCGCGAGCAGGTGCTCGAGGCGCAGCAATTCGGGGCACGCGGCCTCGTCGCCCTCACCGACGAGGAGCAGCTTCTCTGGACCATCCGACGCGAAGCGAGCGACCTTCGACAACGTCGCCGATACCGTGAGCTGGCTGCCCGGCTCAAGCAGTGCGAACGGCGTTCCCGCGAGCTCGTCGACCATACCGGCGCCGCGATCGCCTACGTGCAGCAGGGTCTGCATCTCTACGCCAACAGCGCCTATCTCGCGCTTCTCGGCTATCCGAACCTCGATGAGATCCAGTCGATCGCCCTCCTTGACCTGGTCGATCCCGAACAACGTGACGGTGTCCGCGATCTGCTGCAGAGCGCCGAACGCGCGGCCCATTCCGATCCGGTCGAGATCACGACACGCCTACAGACGCGCCGAGGCAAAGGGTTCGAGGCGCGCCTGTCCGCGGCGCAGGCTGTTCTTGACGACGAACCCTGCCTGCAATTGATCCTGGACCCCGCACGGCAGTCCGAGTCCCAGGCAATGACCGGCGACATGGCCTCGGATATCGCCGCCGCCCGCACGGCCTTCTTCGAAGAGATCGAGGCGCGTCTCGCCCCCGATCGCGCCGTTCCGCTGCCCTTTGCGGTCTTCTTCATCCGCTTGAGACGCCATTCCGAGCTTCTACGCGATCTAGGGTTGACCCATGGGTTGGACATCGTCGACGACTTCGGCCCGATCTTGGCCTCGGTTACCGCCCAAGCCCATGCCTTTACACGGATCAGCGACGACGGCTTCGCAATGATCGTCGACGGTTTGGACGAAAAGGAAGCCGAGGCCCTGGCCGAGCACATCCGTGAGCACGCACGCCTGCCGCAGCGCCTTGCAACCAGCGGCCGCATCGCCCCGGACTGCGATATCGGATACTACCTGGTGAAAGGGCGTGCGGCCGCTGCGCAAGACATCCTCAACGCCGCTCACCGACTGTGCGTCTACAGCGCGGCAGCGCCCGGGGACTGTGCCGGCGGGATGCAGACCCCCACCTCGTTGGCTGCGCGAACCAAACAAACCGCCGTCGACGGCGATACCGAAGTTGCCGACAAGATCGCAACGGCGCTCGGAAACGAGCAGTTCAAGCTCGTCTACCAACCCATCATCAGCCTGATGGGCGATAACCAGGAGAACTACAGCGTCCTCGTCCGCCTCCTCGACGAGAAGGGCGAGTTGCTGGAGGCCAAGGATTTCATCGGGGCGGCGATCCGACGGGGCCTGATCGAGGAGATCGACAAATGGGCGATTCGCGACGCAGTCCGCGTGCTCGCCGAGCAACGCCGGGCCGGTCACAACCTTCGATTCTTCATCAATCTCGCCGAAGATACCTTCCGCAACCCGAGCATCATCCTGCATATCTGCGACTGTCTGCGCGAACTCGACGTGCGCGGCAACTGGCTTGCCTTTCAGTTTCAGGAAGAGTTGGTTGCGGAGAATCTTGCCAGTCTCGGCAAGTTGATCGAGGCCCTCAAGCAGATCAAATGCCGGGTCGCGATCAATCGTTTCGGCGCGACCAATCGGTCCGAGATGATCCTGCAGGCGCTTCCGGTCGATTTCGTCGTTCTGATGCCGGATTTTGCGCGTGCTCTTGCCGAGGATCCGGTCAAACAGCAGCGCCTCATGACCATCGCCGATCTCGCACGCGAGTTCAACGTCAAGAGCGTGGTGACGGGGGTGGAGGACGCGCGAGCCCTCACCGTTCTCTGGACGGCGGGGGTCGATTATGTCCAAGGCAATTTCCTGCAGCGTCCGTCGCCGACGCTCGACATTCAGCCCTAA
- a CDS encoding 5'-nucleotidase, producing MHPGLPESVRLIVAISSRALFDLSESHQVFETQGVDAYRDYQVAHENDILEPGVAFALAKKLMSLNAALGDRGRVEVILISRNSSDTGLRVLTSAHHHGLDIARAAFTGGASPYRYVSAFGAHLFLSADPRDVRSALTAGCAAATVLPAAFPAGPEEDDQVRIAFDGDAVLFSDDAERLFRREGLEAFNATELASAHEPLPGGPFKGLLVAIHQLQALFPPEASPLRTALVTSRGAPSHERVIRTLRAWDIRIDEALFLGGLAKGRFLAAFDADIFFDDQRVHCDAASRHVATGHVPHGVANLECDPPIRADEAAENPG from the coding sequence GTGCACCCGGGCCTCCCCGAATCCGTGCGATTGATCGTTGCGATCTCCTCGCGCGCACTCTTCGACCTCAGCGAGTCTCACCAGGTGTTCGAGACTCAGGGTGTCGATGCCTATCGCGACTATCAGGTCGCACACGAGAACGACATCCTCGAGCCCGGCGTCGCCTTCGCGCTTGCCAAGAAGCTCATGAGCCTCAATGCCGCCCTGGGCGATCGCGGTCGCGTCGAGGTTATCCTGATTTCACGCAACAGCTCGGATACGGGGTTGCGAGTCCTAACCTCGGCACATCATCACGGCCTGGATATCGCCCGGGCCGCCTTTACGGGCGGAGCGAGTCCTTACCGCTACGTCTCCGCCTTCGGTGCCCATCTGTTTTTGTCTGCGGATCCCAGAGACGTTCGCTCGGCCCTGACTGCGGGGTGTGCCGCAGCGACGGTTCTGCCGGCGGCCTTTCCGGCGGGTCCGGAGGAGGACGATCAGGTTCGAATCGCATTCGACGGCGATGCGGTACTGTTCTCGGACGACGCCGAACGACTCTTCCGTCGCGAGGGGCTCGAGGCCTTCAACGCGACCGAGCTGGCCTCTGCGCATGAACCTTTACCCGGCGGTCCTTTCAAGGGTTTGCTGGTCGCGATCCATCAACTTCAGGCACTCTTTCCCCCCGAGGCATCGCCGCTGCGCACCGCGCTCGTGACCTCGCGCGGCGCGCCCTCGCACGAGCGCGTGATCCGCACGTTGCGGGCTTGGGATATCCGCATCGACGAGGCCCTTTTTCTGGGCGGGCTCGCGAAGGGGCGGTTTCTCGCGGCATTCGACGCGGATATCTTTTTCGACGATCAGCGCGTGCATTGCGACGCGGCGAGCCGTCATGTGGCAACCGGCCATGTTCCGCACGGGGTCGCTAATCTGGAGTGTGACCCGCCGATCCGAGCGGACGAGGCCGCAGAAAACCCCGGCTAA
- a CDS encoding nucleotide-binding protein, whose protein sequence is MITIVGSLKGGSGKSTLTFNLGVWLSMAGAKIQLIDADPQATLTDVIDVRKEEGFDPVLKTSDKRALTQEQLKGADETLIDVGTSDMESLRMALALCDRVVVPVPPSQADIWSTQRFIQLIASVERETPPDIIGFINRGDTHHAVRETNEAAAALVSLPGIRFIKPRLSQRTVFRRSFSEGLAVFELESRGKAAREFLGLAATLYPHLVS, encoded by the coding sequence ATGATTACGATCGTCGGAAGTCTGAAAGGCGGTTCGGGCAAGAGTACCCTGACCTTCAATCTGGGGGTCTGGCTGTCGATGGCTGGCGCGAAGATCCAGCTGATCGATGCCGACCCTCAGGCGACCCTCACCGACGTCATCGACGTGCGCAAGGAGGAGGGATTCGATCCGGTTCTGAAAACGTCCGATAAGCGTGCCCTGACGCAGGAGCAACTGAAAGGGGCCGACGAAACCTTGATCGATGTCGGGACCTCGGACATGGAGAGCCTGCGCATGGCCCTTGCCCTGTGCGATCGGGTCGTGGTCCCGGTGCCGCCGTCGCAGGCGGACATTTGGTCGACCCAGCGTTTTATCCAGTTGATCGCCTCGGTCGAGCGTGAAACGCCTCCCGATATTATCGGATTCATCAATCGAGGCGATACCCATCATGCGGTAAGAGAGACCAACGAGGCCGCTGCTGCCCTGGTCTCGCTTCCCGGTATCCGCTTCATCAAGCCGAGACTGTCTCAACGGACCGTGTTTCGGCGCTCGTTCAGCGAGGGATTGGCGGTGTTCGAGCTTGAGTCACGCGGGAAGGCAGCGCGTGAGTTCCTCGGACTGGCGGCAACGCTCTATCCGCACCTCGTCAGCTGA
- a CDS encoding LolA-like protein, whose translation MRTQTQALLGMALASALAGMAHAEIAGVQFSADMVSQAPEGQVETVKMFVGDGRMRKEMTQQGQEVVQIIDQNRGMMWVLFPDRQTYLEQGGPAEGSGGPVPPATAETDPCAGMPGLTCSRVGEEDVGGRKAVKWEMVMTHEGQSMTGTLWIDAERAIPLKHEMSNGEKMELLMVGTDTIDGREVEKWEMTTTAPDRQPTRVLQWYDPELKLSVREEFPGGGVRELKSIRIGPQPDHLFAVPAGYTRMETPQPGAQPGQ comes from the coding sequence ATGAGAACGCAAACGCAGGCTTTGTTGGGTATGGCGCTCGCATCCGCCCTGGCGGGCATGGCGCATGCGGAGATCGCGGGTGTCCAGTTCTCTGCGGACATGGTCAGTCAAGCGCCGGAGGGGCAGGTCGAAACCGTCAAGATGTTTGTCGGTGACGGTCGCATGCGCAAGGAGATGACGCAGCAGGGTCAGGAGGTCGTTCAGATCATCGATCAGAATCGCGGAATGATGTGGGTGCTTTTCCCCGATCGTCAGACCTATCTGGAGCAGGGCGGGCCCGCGGAGGGGAGCGGCGGGCCCGTGCCGCCCGCGACCGCGGAGACCGATCCCTGTGCAGGCATGCCGGGCCTGACCTGTAGCCGTGTCGGGGAGGAGGATGTCGGGGGGCGTAAGGCGGTCAAATGGGAGATGGTTATGACCCACGAGGGCCAATCCATGACCGGGACCCTCTGGATCGACGCCGAGCGCGCGATTCCGTTGAAACACGAGATGTCCAATGGAGAGAAGATGGAGCTCCTGATGGTCGGTACCGATACCATCGACGGGCGCGAGGTGGAGAAATGGGAAATGACCACGACCGCACCCGACCGGCAGCCGACTCGGGTGCTCCAGTGGTACGATCCGGAGCTGAAACTGTCCGTGCGCGAGGAATTCCCTGGGGGTGGGGTGCGCGAGCTCAAGTCGATTCGGATCGGCCCCCAACCGGATCATCTGTTTGCGGTTCCCGCAGGTTACACGCGTATGGAGACGCCTCAGCCCGGAGCCCAGCCCGGACAATGA